A single genomic interval of Electrophorus electricus isolate fEleEle1 chromosome 4, fEleEle1.pri, whole genome shotgun sequence harbors:
- the asf1ba gene encoding histone chaperone asf1b-A, whose product MAKVQVLNVAVLDNPSPFGNPFQFEITFECMEDLPEDLEWKIIYVGSAESEEYDQTLDSVLVGPVPAGRHMFVFQADAPVPSLIPESDAVGVTVVLITCTYRGQEFIRIGYYVNNEYTDAELRENPPLKPDYGQLQRNILASNPRVTRFHINWEGGSEKMEDSENVDPAPNAMLPPACPPGKALGLMPDNSMDCL is encoded by the exons ATGGCGAAGGTGCAGGTGCTAAACGTCGCCGTGCTGGACAACCCGAGCCCCTTTGGAAATCCTTTCCAGTTTGAGATCACGTTTGAGTGCATGGAGGACCTTCCAGAAG ATCTCGAGTGGAAAATCATATACGTGGGCTCAGCCGAGAGTGAAGAGTATGACCAGACTCTTGACTCGGTCCTGGTAGGCCCAGTCCCCGCAGGGCGGCACATGTTCGTGTTTCAG GCGGATGCGCCGGTCCCTTCCTTGATACCCGAGAGTGACGCCGTGGGTGTGACTGTTGTCCTGATTACGTGTACGTACAGAGGGCAGGAGTTTATCCGCATTGGGTATTACGTCAACAACGAGTACACGGATGCCGAGCTCAGGGAGAACCCACCCCTCAAACCTGACTATGGGCAG CTCCAGAGGAACATTTTGGCCTCAAACCCACGCGTGACCCGCTTCCACATCAACTGGGAGGGCGGTTCGGAGAAGATGGAGGATTCTGAGAACGTCGACCCTGCCCCTAACGCCATGCTGCCCCCCGCATGCCCCCCAGGCAAGGCTCTCGGATTAATGCCGGACAACTCCATGGACTGTTTGTAA